From the Comamonas odontotermitis genome, one window contains:
- a CDS encoding branched-chain amino acid ABC transporter permease, with product MTEALLQAILSGLAVGGAYALVALGFSITFTTTKTLNFSHGEFVSAGAFIGMSALFLMLGLPISSTTFGSVLPGAGAQLLALAAALGVMGLLGWVLYLVGVRPFAGRPGMAWVMSTLGFGVILQSIGLAIWGPKPVVVPGPVGDSVIRILGIGVRPQEMLMLAVAIAIMLVFDWVMNRTMVGKAMRAVAANGSVASLMGINTNAIMVGAFVVSSALAGLSGFLLAPIAQASLFMGLAVGLKGFSGAMIGGLSNPRGCVIGGFALGVLESLVNLWQAQWREVAVFALVILVLAFRPTGLFGKPMVEKV from the coding sequence ATGACAGAGGCGCTCTTACAGGCGATTCTCAGCGGCTTGGCCGTGGGTGGTGCATACGCGCTGGTGGCGTTGGGATTCAGCATCACTTTCACGACGACCAAGACCTTGAATTTCTCGCATGGCGAGTTTGTGTCGGCGGGCGCCTTCATTGGCATGAGCGCGCTCTTTCTGATGCTGGGTCTTCCCATCAGCTCCACCACCTTTGGCTCGGTCCTGCCTGGCGCGGGCGCGCAATTGCTGGCGCTGGCTGCGGCATTGGGCGTAATGGGGTTGCTCGGATGGGTGCTTTACCTGGTGGGAGTGCGCCCGTTCGCCGGGCGCCCTGGCATGGCATGGGTGATGAGCACGCTCGGATTCGGTGTCATCCTGCAGAGCATTGGTCTGGCCATCTGGGGGCCCAAGCCTGTAGTGGTGCCTGGGCCCGTCGGAGATTCGGTCATCCGGATCCTGGGAATCGGGGTACGGCCACAAGAGATGCTGATGCTGGCCGTGGCGATCGCCATCATGCTTGTTTTCGACTGGGTGATGAACCGCACCATGGTGGGAAAGGCGATGCGTGCCGTGGCCGCCAATGGGAGCGTTGCCAGCTTGATGGGCATCAATACCAACGCGATCATGGTGGGCGCCTTCGTCGTCAGTTCCGCGCTGGCGGGCCTTTCCGGTTTTCTTCTGGCGCCCATTGCCCAGGCATCGCTTTTCATGGGGCTTGCCGTCGGGCTCAAAGGTTTCTCGGGGGCGATGATTGGTGGGCTCAGCAACCCGCGCGGCTGCGTCATCGGCGGCTTTGCGCTCGGGGTGCTGGAATCCCTCGTCAATCTGTGGCAGGCGCAGTGGCGTGAGGTTGCGGTGTTTGCCCTTGTCATTCTGGTGCTGGCCTTCCGGCCAACAGGTCTCTTCGGCAAGCCGATGGTGGAAAAGGTATGA
- a CDS encoding MFS transporter, producing MSVQKPQSAVLPQRPAQFWLVGSCAFTSMASMRICDAMLPAFAQDFSVTQGRAAGAISAFALAYGVLQLLYGPLGDRFGKTRVIGLATLACTVGSVLAAMAPSMEWLVAARVLSGGAAAGIIPLAMAWIGDTVPYQGRQAVLAQLLGATVFGMISGQWVGGALAHAWGWRSAFWVLALLFCCAGMFLTRQLAAAQPRVQSTPAGLVEGFQSVLRNPWARVVLLVTALEGAFAFSALAFIPSDLHLRFGLSMPVAGGLVALYGVGGLVYSRAAKRMLARWREPELARAGGICIGVAFAAMALAPHWSFIPPACLLAGFGFYALHNTLQANATQMVPAARGTAVSLFACSLFLGQSAGIFGAAWVVDHLGASAVFAVCGAGLFMVGAVFAMLLQRQGPP from the coding sequence ATGTCCGTGCAGAAGCCGCAATCGGCTGTGCTACCCCAAAGGCCTGCCCAGTTCTGGCTTGTGGGAAGTTGCGCGTTCACCAGCATGGCTTCCATGCGTATCTGTGATGCCATGCTGCCCGCGTTTGCCCAGGATTTTTCCGTGACGCAGGGTCGGGCTGCGGGTGCGATTTCCGCATTCGCCCTGGCTTACGGGGTGCTTCAGCTTCTTTATGGCCCCTTGGGCGATCGTTTTGGAAAAACCCGGGTTATCGGACTGGCGACCCTGGCCTGCACCGTTGGAAGCGTTCTGGCGGCCATGGCGCCGAGCATGGAGTGGCTGGTTGCCGCACGTGTGCTGTCAGGCGGTGCCGCTGCCGGAATCATTCCATTGGCCATGGCCTGGATCGGCGATACAGTGCCTTACCAGGGCCGTCAGGCTGTGCTGGCACAACTGCTGGGCGCTACCGTGTTCGGCATGATCAGTGGACAGTGGGTGGGCGGCGCTCTTGCACACGCATGGGGCTGGCGTTCTGCGTTCTGGGTACTGGCTTTGCTTTTTTGCTGTGCTGGCATGTTCCTGACCCGGCAGCTTGCGGCGGCGCAACCGAGGGTGCAAAGCACTCCAGCGGGGCTGGTGGAAGGATTCCAATCGGTGCTGCGCAACCCCTGGGCCAGGGTGGTTCTCCTGGTGACCGCGCTGGAGGGAGCGTTTGCATTCAGCGCGCTGGCATTCATTCCTAGTGACCTCCATTTGCGCTTCGGGCTGTCGATGCCTGTGGCTGGCGGGCTGGTGGCCCTGTATGGTGTTGGCGGCCTGGTGTACAGCCGTGCGGCAAAAAGAATGCTTGCGCGCTGGCGCGAGCCGGAGCTGGCAAGAGCCGGAGGCATCTGCATCGGCGTGGCATTCGCCGCCATGGCGCTGGCTCCCCATTGGAGCTTCATACCTCCTGCCTGCCTGCTGGCCGGCTTTGGGTTCTATGCACTGCACAACACATTGCAGGCCAATGCCACACAGATGGTGCCAGCAGCCCGTGGCACGGCAGTCTCGCTTTTTGCCTGCAGCCTCTTTCTCGGACAGTCTGCCGGGATTTTTGGGGCGGCCTGGGTCGTAGACCACCTGGGTGCATCTGCGGTATTTGCGGTCTGCGGAGCAGGCCTTTTCATGGTGGGTGCCGTGTTTGCCATGCTGCTTCAGCGGCAAGGCCCTCCATGA
- a CDS encoding branched-chain amino acid ABC transporter ATP-binding protein/permease: protein MKRAQHFIGVASAAAAVIGVTSLVGNDYYLRIIFMMCVYYLCAAGMNVLVGFAGQKSLGQAGLFAAGAYAVALLTTKTEISPWLALIAAAAISGVCGVLIALPSLRVKGPYLAMVTLAFGIVVEKLVGEWTEVFGGAQGIYGIRPITWNDQPLTSQQWVWFAMVLCALAHLLLRNLLQGRFGRALLSLQADEIASASVGVRVYRAKVIAFVVAAVTCGIAGALVAQQNQYINSDFITFHLSIFILLLVLFGGAGSMYGPLIGAVILTTVDAALARWPSAQHFLYGFLLLFALYVMPGGVAGVFRALFKGRAEAEAGERPVEPPKATRIGPAGEGELLAVEGVTKAYGGITPAQNVSFRLQRGHIHALIGPNGAGKSTMINMLTGVVKPTSGSIRFLGQEIAGKPAHLICNMGMGRTFQNLRLFSDLSVLDNVMLGRHTRMRNGFFSSLMGLPVAGRQEAGTRARALELLELVGLAHLAHQPAGSLSYGLQRRAELARALATEPQLLLLDEPAAGLNPHETAELGQLLLRIGRCGVSILMVEHHMDLVMSVSDHVIVLDYGIKIAEGKPAEVQCNPRVIEAYLGVDDEDDIEARETCDAHVAI, encoded by the coding sequence ATGAAGCGCGCTCAACACTTCATCGGTGTCGCCTCTGCCGCCGCAGCGGTGATCGGGGTGACCTCCCTGGTGGGCAACGACTACTACCTGCGCATCATTTTCATGATGTGCGTGTACTACCTCTGCGCTGCAGGCATGAATGTCCTGGTGGGGTTTGCTGGTCAAAAATCTCTGGGGCAAGCGGGGCTGTTTGCTGCGGGCGCATATGCGGTGGCGCTCCTGACCACCAAGACCGAAATCAGCCCCTGGCTCGCGCTCATTGCCGCTGCGGCCATTTCAGGCGTCTGTGGCGTTCTGATCGCACTACCTTCGCTGCGCGTCAAAGGTCCCTATCTGGCCATGGTGACGCTGGCCTTCGGCATCGTGGTGGAGAAGCTGGTGGGGGAGTGGACGGAGGTCTTCGGTGGGGCGCAAGGCATCTATGGCATCCGTCCCATTACCTGGAATGACCAGCCCCTGACCTCACAGCAGTGGGTCTGGTTTGCCATGGTGCTGTGTGCGCTCGCGCATCTTCTGCTGCGCAATCTTCTGCAGGGGCGCTTCGGTCGCGCACTGCTGTCGCTGCAGGCCGACGAGATCGCCTCTGCGTCGGTGGGGGTGCGCGTCTACCGGGCCAAGGTCATCGCCTTCGTGGTGGCGGCCGTGACCTGCGGCATTGCCGGAGCACTGGTTGCGCAGCAAAACCAATACATCAACTCCGACTTCATCACCTTCCATCTTTCGATCTTCATCTTGCTGCTGGTGCTTTTTGGTGGGGCCGGTTCGATGTACGGGCCTTTGATCGGAGCAGTCATTCTGACGACTGTCGACGCGGCCCTGGCCCGGTGGCCTTCGGCACAGCATTTCCTCTATGGCTTTCTGTTGTTGTTTGCCCTGTATGTGATGCCGGGCGGCGTAGCCGGTGTTTTCAGGGCGCTGTTCAAAGGGCGCGCCGAAGCAGAAGCGGGCGAGAGGCCTGTGGAGCCGCCCAAGGCGACGCGCATCGGGCCGGCAGGAGAGGGCGAATTGCTTGCGGTGGAAGGGGTGACCAAGGCATATGGTGGCATCACGCCGGCGCAGAACGTGTCGTTCCGGCTCCAGCGAGGCCATATCCATGCCTTGATCGGCCCCAATGGCGCAGGCAAGAGCACCATGATCAATATGCTGACTGGCGTTGTGAAACCGACTTCCGGCTCCATCCGGTTCCTGGGCCAGGAGATTGCAGGCAAGCCTGCGCATCTGATATGCAACATGGGCATGGGACGAACCTTTCAGAACCTGCGGCTGTTTTCCGATCTTTCGGTGCTGGACAACGTCATGCTGGGCCGCCATACGCGGATGCGCAATGGTTTTTTCTCATCGTTGATGGGGCTACCCGTTGCAGGCCGGCAAGAAGCGGGAACCCGGGCGCGCGCACTGGAGCTTCTGGAACTGGTGGGCCTCGCGCATCTCGCCCATCAGCCGGCGGGCAGCCTTTCCTATGGCCTCCAACGCAGGGCCGAGCTGGCCCGTGCACTTGCCACCGAGCCCCAGTTGCTCCTTCTGGACGAGCCTGCGGCGGGTCTCAACCCCCATGAGACGGCCGAGCTGGGGCAACTGCTGCTGCGCATAGGCCGGTGCGGTGTCAGCATCCTGATGGTGGAGCACCACATGGATCTCGTCATGTCCGTCTCCGACCACGTCATCGTGCTGGACTACGGTATCAAGATCGCGGAAGGCAAGCCGGCGGAGGTTCAGTGCAATCCACGTGTCATCGAGGCTTATCTTGGTGTCGACGACGAAGACGACATTGAGGCCCGTGAGACCTGCGATGCACATGTCGCCATCTGA
- a CDS encoding IclR family transcriptional regulator — translation MNTLDTEVGDSGSEKERRGIQSIEVGGQLLLALGAQGRPMPLRELAKAADMAPGKAHPYLVSFAKLGLVTQEASTGYYWLGPTAMQLGLVTLRMLNPVREATPFAEALARETGHSVALSVWGNQGPTIVFLFDAIYPLHTNIRTGTVMSLAGTATGRLFAAYLPAKLIEESLLEDERRLGPDIAASIDRDELQTVVSEIRKHGTSRTINNPTPGVSSFAAPVFDYSGNIVLGITLMGRTRSFDTDWEGKEAAAAKACSEEVSRRLGHHRASVLFR, via the coding sequence ATGAACACACTTGATACAGAAGTCGGAGACAGTGGCTCCGAAAAGGAACGGCGCGGCATCCAGTCGATCGAAGTCGGCGGTCAACTGCTGCTTGCACTGGGCGCCCAGGGGCGCCCCATGCCGCTGAGAGAGCTGGCAAAAGCGGCAGACATGGCGCCGGGCAAGGCACATCCCTATCTGGTCAGCTTTGCCAAGCTGGGGTTGGTCACGCAGGAAGCATCCACGGGCTACTACTGGCTTGGGCCCACTGCCATGCAATTGGGTCTGGTGACGCTCAGAATGCTCAACCCGGTGCGGGAAGCCACCCCATTTGCAGAGGCACTGGCAAGGGAGACCGGGCACAGCGTTGCACTGTCGGTCTGGGGCAACCAGGGCCCTACCATCGTGTTCCTGTTCGACGCGATTTATCCGCTGCACACCAACATCCGCACGGGAACCGTCATGTCGCTGGCAGGCACCGCGACGGGGCGCCTTTTTGCAGCCTACCTGCCCGCCAAGCTCATCGAGGAATCGCTGCTGGAAGACGAACGGCGCCTGGGGCCCGATATTGCGGCCTCGATTGACCGGGACGAGTTGCAAACGGTGGTGAGCGAAATCCGCAAGCACGGCACTTCTCGCACCATCAACAACCCGACGCCCGGCGTTTCGTCCTTCGCGGCGCCCGTCTTCGACTACTCGGGCAACATTGTTCTGGGTATCACCCTGATGGGTCGCACCCGCTCTTTCGATACCGACTGGGAGGGCAAGGAGGCTGCCGCAGCCAAGGCTTGCAGTGAAGAGGTTTCTCGCCGGCTAGGCCACCATCGCGCCAGCGTGCTCTTTCGCTGA
- a CDS encoding ABC transporter ATP-binding protein produces the protein MLKLDSVKVSYGAIEAVKGVDLEVRAGEVVTIIGANGAGKSTLLKSIAGLEPLKDGKIVIGGKDCSQVAPHQRVGLGVAMSPEGRGVFADQTVRENLMLGAYSRRGAPRAIEDAMEREFNRFPRLRERQHQLSGTLSGGEQQMLAIARALMSEPKLLLLDEPSLGLAPLIIKDIFDAIRQLRHSGLTILLVEQMAKQALGVADRAYVLETGLITLEGTGRELLNDPKVKAAYLGAH, from the coding sequence ATGCTGAAACTTGATTCCGTGAAGGTGTCCTACGGCGCCATTGAGGCCGTCAAAGGCGTAGATCTTGAAGTCCGTGCCGGCGAGGTGGTGACCATCATCGGCGCCAATGGCGCAGGAAAGAGCACTTTGCTCAAGAGCATCGCCGGGCTGGAGCCACTCAAGGATGGGAAGATCGTTATTGGCGGCAAGGACTGCAGCCAGGTCGCCCCTCACCAGCGTGTCGGCCTTGGCGTTGCCATGTCTCCCGAAGGGCGCGGCGTGTTTGCAGACCAGACGGTGCGCGAGAACCTCATGCTGGGGGCCTATTCGCGGCGAGGAGCGCCGCGCGCCATTGAAGACGCCATGGAGCGGGAGTTCAACCGCTTCCCCCGCTTGCGGGAGAGGCAGCACCAGCTCTCGGGCACCCTGTCCGGAGGAGAGCAGCAGATGCTGGCCATTGCCCGTGCGCTCATGAGCGAGCCGAAACTGCTGCTGCTCGACGAGCCCTCTCTGGGGCTTGCTCCTCTGATCATCAAGGACATCTTTGATGCCATCCGGCAACTGCGCCATTCGGGCCTGACCATTCTGCTGGTGGAGCAGATGGCCAAGCAGGCCCTTGGCGTGGCCGACCGCGCCTATGTGCTGGAGACAGGGCTGATCACCCTGGAAGGCACGGGAAGGGAACTGCTGAATGATCCCAAGGTCAAGGCAGCCTACCTGGGGGCGCACTGA
- a CDS encoding ABC transporter substrate-binding protein: MNHPSFIKNVILTAGLLAAAVASAQDIKVGYNGDLSASPSAQSGQAAVLGMEAAIADINAGGGLLGRKMVLVTRDDISAPPKSIQNMSELVDSEKVSAVFGPTNSGNAMAWKHIANQKKIPVIGNVGSGTDITKPMSAGADNYMFRVSMVDREQVAALMAYVKKNGDTSKVVGLMAETTGYGQGGLKDMEEIAKLQGIRIAATEKFGVGDTDMTSQLSKMKSASVDTVVVWAQGTPIAQLVRSMEKINYFPLVLTSWAADNITFYDAAGKALAEKPIFMRTVSENRTPAQQKLFDRIGTKLKAPGSFSFALHGYDSIQLYAAAVKQANSVDGNAVRLALEDLKAPVQGVLKTYEKPFSKANHEALTAKDLVWIRWKDGKLQPYTDPIVGSLSPADFKQ; this comes from the coding sequence ATGAATCATCCTTCGTTCATCAAGAACGTCATCCTGACGGCGGGCCTGCTGGCTGCTGCCGTTGCAAGTGCACAGGACATCAAGGTGGGCTACAACGGCGACCTGTCCGCTTCGCCGTCTGCCCAAAGCGGTCAGGCCGCTGTCCTGGGCATGGAGGCAGCCATTGCAGACATCAATGCCGGTGGCGGGCTGCTGGGCCGGAAAATGGTGCTTGTGACGCGGGACGACATCTCGGCGCCTCCCAAGTCGATCCAGAACATGAGCGAACTGGTGGACAGCGAAAAGGTATCGGCCGTCTTCGGGCCGACCAACTCCGGCAATGCCATGGCCTGGAAGCACATTGCCAACCAGAAAAAGATTCCAGTCATCGGCAACGTGGGCTCGGGAACCGACATCACCAAACCCATGAGCGCGGGCGCCGACAACTACATGTTCCGCGTCTCCATGGTGGACCGCGAACAAGTGGCAGCGCTCATGGCCTATGTCAAAAAGAACGGAGATACATCGAAGGTGGTGGGCCTCATGGCCGAGACCACTGGATACGGGCAGGGCGGTCTCAAGGACATGGAGGAGATTGCCAAGCTGCAGGGCATCAGGATTGCAGCCACCGAAAAGTTCGGCGTGGGCGATACGGATATGACCTCTCAGCTGAGCAAGATGAAATCGGCCAGCGTGGACACGGTCGTGGTGTGGGCCCAGGGAACGCCGATTGCCCAGCTCGTGCGCAGCATGGAGAAGATCAATTACTTTCCCCTGGTGTTGACCTCTTGGGCTGCAGACAACATCACCTTCTATGATGCGGCGGGCAAGGCGCTGGCGGAAAAACCCATCTTCATGCGTACGGTCAGCGAAAACCGCACGCCCGCCCAGCAAAAGCTGTTTGACCGCATCGGCACCAAGCTCAAGGCGCCGGGCTCCTTCTCCTTTGCACTGCACGGCTATGACTCCATCCAGCTCTACGCGGCTGCCGTCAAGCAGGCCAACAGCGTTGACGGCAATGCCGTGCGCCTGGCGCTTGAAGACCTGAAGGCGCCGGTACAAGGCGTTCTGAAAACCTACGAAAAGCCGTTCAGCAAGGCCAATCACGAAGCGCTGACGGCCAAGGACCTGGTGTGGATCCGCTGGAAGGATGGCAAGCTCCAGCCCTACACGGACCCTATCGTGGGCTCGCTCTCGCCCGCCGACTTCAAACAATAA
- a CDS encoding nuclear transport factor 2 family protein, translated as MSEKREKNIQLAHAVLDWNRTYLRHDASLTEATVSQCFGEDFIVEPNGRHYQANASNYLEFLNGMRASMAGIEYQIIHTVADDDAVVFDMAVQIAHTDGRQEHFIAMLLMRFDDKGKVALWKETYLPRA; from the coding sequence ATGAGTGAAAAACGAGAGAAGAACATCCAGCTGGCCCATGCAGTGCTGGACTGGAACCGAACCTATCTGCGACACGATGCATCACTGACCGAGGCGACGGTCAGTCAGTGCTTTGGGGAGGATTTCATTGTCGAACCCAATGGCAGACACTACCAGGCCAACGCCAGCAACTACCTGGAGTTCCTCAATGGAATGCGGGCGTCGATGGCAGGGATCGAGTACCAGATCATTCACACCGTGGCCGACGATGACGCGGTGGTGTTCGATATGGCTGTGCAGATTGCCCATACCGACGGACGCCAGGAGCATTTCATTGCAATGCTGTTGATGCGGTTCGACGACAAGGGCAAGGTTGCGCTCTGGAAAGAGACATACCTGCCGCGTGCATAG
- a CDS encoding SDR family NAD(P)-dependent oxidoreductase, with the protein MEITEWMAPRLLSGRVALVTGAGQGNGKAIAKGLAKAGATVIVTDLNEANAKSVVGEIQEAGEKAFAYRLDVTSSTECDALAEDVGNEVGDIDILVNNAGVIIREGVDSQKVAANLQRTLDVNVMGTFHPTHAWLPSLRRTRGVIINVGSIASTTGIPNVVGYSPSKGAVKMLTQALAVELAKDGIRVNAIAPGVIETPMTSYTREAPERLDKFMLRTPMARVGQPEELVGPVVFLASSMATYVTGVTLPIDGGFLAA; encoded by the coding sequence ATGGAAATCACGGAATGGATGGCGCCTCGTTTGCTGAGCGGGCGGGTCGCGCTGGTCACGGGCGCGGGGCAGGGAAACGGCAAAGCCATCGCCAAGGGCCTGGCCAAGGCTGGAGCCACTGTCATCGTCACCGATCTCAACGAGGCCAATGCGAAATCGGTGGTTGGAGAGATTCAGGAGGCAGGGGAAAAGGCCTTTGCATACCGGCTTGATGTGACTTCATCCACTGAGTGCGATGCACTGGCGGAGGACGTTGGCAATGAGGTCGGTGACATAGACATCCTGGTCAACAACGCAGGGGTCATCATCCGCGAAGGGGTGGACAGCCAGAAAGTGGCTGCCAATCTTCAGCGGACTCTCGATGTCAACGTGATGGGAACGTTTCATCCCACGCATGCGTGGCTCCCATCGTTGAGAAGGACCCGGGGCGTCATCATCAATGTGGGCTCCATTGCGTCGACCACCGGTATTCCGAATGTGGTCGGATACTCGCCATCCAAAGGTGCAGTCAAGATGCTGACCCAGGCGCTGGCCGTCGAGCTGGCGAAGGACGGAATACGCGTCAACGCCATTGCGCCCGGAGTCATCGAAACCCCCATGACTTCCTACACACGTGAGGCTCCCGAACGCCTGGACAAGTTCATGCTTCGCACGCCAATGGCACGCGTGGGCCAGCCCGAGGAACTCGTCGGCCCGGTCGTGTTTCTCGCCTCCAGCATGGCTACCTATGTCACCGGCGTCACGCTTCCCATCGATGGAGGTTTTCTGGCCGCCTGA
- a CDS encoding FAD-dependent oxidoreductase — MSKRETEFDVLVVGTGASGMSAAITAAYEGLKVLVVDKASLYGGTTARSGGWLWIPNTRLAKEQGIHEPAGAARSYLQHEATTHFNPARVDAFLENGPKAIDFFTSKTCVQFDMPPVFPDYHAEAPGGQPGGRSMVTRPFDARELGARIQQLAPPVPELTVFGMMLGSGKELWHFLRAFKSLESFWYVTKRFGGHLADVVRHGRGMTLTNGNALAGRLAKAGMDLNVSVWLDSPVQGLIVENGVVVGASVVNGGSPVNVRVRKGVVLACGGFPYDIERRKQLFPHAPTGHEHFTPSPALNTGDGLRLGESVGGWVDPSIPNAAAWCPTSVTRRKDGSQGVMPHFIDRAKPGVIAVTARGRRFTNEALSYHDFIQDLVKACAGSSEVSCWLICDHKHLREYGLGAVAPFPLPIGKHIRSGYLQRGSSLQELAQRIGVPYAALQEEVEAFNRDAGSGRDSRFDKGSTAYNRFQGDSLVTPNPCMAPIRQGPYYAVKVVVGEIGTFAGLETNADCQVLTKDGKAVPGLYAVGNDAASIMGGNYPGAGITLGPALTFGYVAGKTLAGQPDLSSTPHTQIAEPVHAA, encoded by the coding sequence ATGAGCAAGCGGGAAACCGAATTTGATGTGCTGGTGGTCGGCACTGGTGCCTCCGGAATGTCGGCGGCAATCACTGCTGCGTACGAAGGTCTGAAAGTGCTGGTGGTCGACAAGGCATCCTTGTATGGCGGCACGACGGCGAGATCGGGTGGATGGCTCTGGATTCCCAACACCCGATTGGCCAAGGAGCAGGGCATCCATGAGCCCGCCGGAGCCGCGCGCTCCTACCTTCAGCATGAGGCCACGACGCACTTCAACCCGGCAAGGGTCGATGCATTTCTGGAAAACGGCCCCAAGGCGATCGACTTTTTCACCAGCAAGACCTGCGTTCAGTTCGACATGCCTCCCGTGTTCCCGGACTACCACGCGGAAGCACCGGGCGGCCAGCCGGGTGGCCGCTCCATGGTCACGAGGCCTTTCGATGCCCGGGAGTTGGGAGCGCGCATTCAGCAGTTGGCGCCGCCAGTTCCGGAACTCACTGTTTTTGGAATGATGCTGGGCTCTGGCAAGGAGCTGTGGCACTTTCTGCGCGCATTCAAATCGTTGGAATCCTTTTGGTATGTCACCAAGCGGTTTGGCGGCCATCTCGCCGACGTCGTGCGCCACGGCCGGGGCATGACCTTGACCAACGGCAACGCCTTGGCGGGGCGTCTGGCCAAGGCGGGCATGGATCTGAACGTATCCGTCTGGCTTGATTCGCCGGTCCAGGGCCTGATTGTCGAAAATGGCGTCGTGGTTGGTGCGTCAGTCGTGAATGGCGGATCGCCCGTGAACGTTCGGGTGCGCAAGGGCGTGGTGCTGGCCTGTGGCGGGTTCCCTTATGACATCGAGCGCCGCAAGCAATTGTTTCCTCACGCGCCCACCGGGCATGAGCATTTCACCCCGTCCCCTGCGCTGAATACGGGAGATGGATTGCGCCTGGGAGAATCGGTTGGAGGCTGGGTGGATCCATCCATTCCCAATGCCGCCGCATGGTGTCCGACCTCTGTCACCCGGCGCAAGGATGGCTCCCAAGGCGTGATGCCGCACTTCATCGATCGAGCAAAACCCGGTGTCATCGCGGTGACTGCTCGCGGCCGCCGGTTCACCAACGAGGCGCTGTCCTATCACGACTTCATCCAGGATCTGGTCAAGGCATGCGCTGGTTCGAGCGAAGTCTCCTGCTGGCTGATCTGCGATCACAAACATCTGCGTGAATACGGTCTGGGTGCCGTGGCTCCGTTTCCGCTTCCTATCGGAAAGCACATTCGCAGCGGTTACCTTCAACGGGGCAGCAGCCTGCAGGAGCTCGCCCAGCGCATTGGTGTTCCCTATGCGGCATTGCAAGAAGAGGTGGAAGCCTTCAACCGCGACGCCGGCAGCGGCAGGGATAGTCGATTCGACAAGGGCAGCACCGCCTACAACCGCTTCCAGGGGGATTCGCTGGTGACGCCCAATCCATGCATGGCGCCCATACGCCAGGGGCCTTATTACGCGGTCAAGGTGGTGGTCGGCGAGATTGGCACGTTCGCAGGACTGGAAACCAATGCGGACTGCCAGGTACTGACGAAGGATGGCAAGGCAGTGCCTGGCCTCTACGCGGTTGGCAACGATGCCGCAAGCATCATGGGCGGAAACTACCCGGGAGCGGGCATCACATTGGGCCCGGCACTCACCTTTGGCTACGTTGCGGGCAAGACCCTCGCCGGGCAGCCAGACCTGTCCAGCACGCCACACACGCAGATCGCCGAGCCCGTGCACGCTGCGTGA
- a CDS encoding MBL fold metallo-hydrolase, which translates to MTQTKKFASQADLEEKKVTFSQISEHAWAYTAEGDPNTGIIIGDDAVLVADTQATPAMAADVIRRIREVTDKPIKYVVLTHYHAVRVLGASAYQPQEIIASQDTYDLIVERGEQDKASEIGRFPRLFSNVETVPPGMTWPTMTFTGKMTLWLGKLEVQLLQLGRGHTKGDTIVWLPGEGALLSGDLVEFGATPYAGDAYFKDWPRTLENLAALKPKTLVPGRGAALTTPEDVSRGLSETRDFIADVYLSVQKGVAAGKDLNAVYKETYAALRPRYGHWVIFDHCMPFDVTRCYDEATQYADPRIWTAERDIEMWKTLEG; encoded by the coding sequence ATGACCCAGACCAAGAAATTCGCCAGCCAGGCTGACCTGGAAGAGAAAAAAGTCACTTTCAGCCAGATCTCCGAACATGCCTGGGCCTACACGGCAGAAGGAGACCCCAATACCGGCATCATCATCGGTGACGACGCAGTGCTGGTTGCCGATACGCAGGCCACTCCAGCGATGGCAGCCGATGTGATCCGGCGCATCCGGGAGGTGACCGACAAGCCGATCAAGTACGTGGTGCTGACGCACTACCACGCCGTGCGCGTACTGGGGGCGAGTGCCTACCAGCCGCAGGAAATCATCGCCAGCCAGGACACCTATGACCTGATCGTGGAGCGTGGCGAACAGGACAAGGCCAGTGAAATCGGCCGCTTTCCCCGGCTCTTCAGCAATGTCGAGACCGTGCCTCCCGGAATGACCTGGCCGACCATGACCTTCACCGGCAAGATGACGCTATGGCTTGGCAAGCTCGAAGTCCAGCTGCTGCAACTGGGCCGTGGCCACACCAAGGGAGACACCATTGTCTGGCTGCCGGGAGAGGGCGCATTGCTCTCGGGCGACTTGGTGGAATTCGGCGCCACACCTTATGCGGGGGATGCTTACTTCAAGGACTGGCCCCGGACGCTGGAGAATCTCGCGGCACTTAAACCCAAGACGCTTGTGCCTGGCCGTGGTGCAGCACTCACGACCCCCGAAGACGTGAGCAGAGGGCTGAGCGAGACCCGCGATTTCATTGCCGATGTGTACCTGAGCGTGCAAAAAGGTGTGGCCGCTGGCAAGGACTTGAATGCTGTCTACAAGGAGACCTATGCGGCGCTGCGGCCCAGGTATGGGCACTGGGTCATCTTTGACCACTGCATGCCGTTCGACGTGACCCGCTGCTATGACGAGGCCACCCAGTACGCGGATCCGCGCATCTGGACTGCCGAGCGTGACATTGAGATGTGGAAGACGCTGGAAGGCTGA